In a single window of the Pseudodesulfovibrio profundus genome:
- a CDS encoding chloride channel protein: protein MPGERGESLFERLTRPNVKHLFLAILIGVLAGYGAVVFKYILKSMQWLFYQNTEDMIFIHDTIPLWMKIVMPAVGGLVVGLVISFFAKEAKGHGVPEVIQAIALRGGRIRKRVAAAKIFASAVTIGSGGSVGREGPMVQIGSSIGSSIGQLFKIPSVHMRTMVGCGAAAGIAATFNAPIAGVLFALEIIIGDFGVMQFSPVVLASVTATTISRYYFGNFPHFSIPAYSIVSLWEFFFYPLLGILTGLVALAFTKILYWFEDRFEAMPIPDWIKPAIGGGLLGVVFAVYPQVFGVGYGAMNMALNNSMELHLLVVLVFVKILASSLTLGSGGSGGVFAPSLFMGAMTGGAFGMVLHALLPGQTSLPGAYALVAMGGVVAGTTYAPITAILIIFEMSGTYSIILPLMLTCITATVMNSTIRRASIYTTKLLRRGIDIEAGRDRHLLEHLLVKEVMTRDVVTIPESLPLQQIIWTFKTQNAPYLHVVNEEGRLTGIISFRDIRAVLQEEGLQQLIIAMDLGTRELVTVTTEDTLQTALDRITDSGVSQVPVLVPGERGTLAGTLTESAINNAYNSAIVKHEIMSDSSK from the coding sequence ATGCCCGGAGAACGAGGGGAATCATTATTTGAGCGCCTTACACGGCCAAACGTGAAACATCTTTTTTTGGCCATCCTGATAGGTGTTCTTGCCGGTTACGGCGCGGTGGTATTCAAATACATACTCAAATCAATGCAGTGGCTGTTCTATCAGAACACTGAGGACATGATTTTCATACATGACACCATCCCGTTGTGGATGAAGATTGTCATGCCGGCGGTCGGTGGACTGGTGGTCGGGTTGGTCATTTCTTTCTTTGCCAAAGAAGCAAAAGGGCACGGTGTTCCCGAAGTTATTCAGGCCATCGCATTGCGAGGTGGGCGAATCCGAAAACGTGTGGCGGCTGCAAAGATTTTTGCCTCGGCCGTGACCATCGGTTCGGGTGGGTCGGTTGGTCGAGAAGGGCCAATGGTTCAGATAGGATCGTCCATCGGCTCTTCCATAGGACAACTTTTCAAGATTCCCAGTGTTCATATGCGAACCATGGTCGGTTGCGGTGCTGCCGCCGGTATTGCCGCTACCTTCAATGCCCCCATCGCCGGCGTCCTGTTTGCCCTTGAGATCATTATCGGTGACTTCGGCGTCATGCAGTTCTCGCCAGTGGTCCTTGCATCGGTTACGGCCACGACCATATCCCGTTATTACTTTGGCAACTTCCCTCATTTCAGTATTCCGGCGTATTCCATTGTCTCCCTGTGGGAGTTCTTTTTCTATCCACTCCTTGGCATCCTGACAGGACTTGTCGCCTTGGCATTCACTAAGATTTTGTACTGGTTCGAAGATCGGTTTGAAGCCATGCCGATACCGGACTGGATCAAGCCGGCCATTGGTGGCGGATTGCTCGGCGTTGTTTTCGCCGTCTACCCCCAGGTCTTTGGCGTAGGATATGGTGCCATGAATATGGCGCTGAACAACTCCATGGAGTTGCACCTTTTGGTGGTCCTTGTTTTTGTCAAGATTCTTGCCTCGTCGTTGACACTGGGGTCCGGCGGGTCCGGTGGTGTGTTCGCGCCTTCCCTGTTCATGGGAGCCATGACAGGCGGAGCATTCGGCATGGTGCTCCACGCATTGCTTCCCGGGCAGACATCACTCCCCGGCGCCTATGCGCTGGTCGCCATGGGAGGCGTTGTTGCCGGTACAACGTATGCGCCTATCACCGCCATTCTCATTATCTTTGAAATGTCGGGGACGTATTCCATCATACTGCCGTTGATGCTGACCTGCATTACGGCGACGGTCATGAACTCGACCATTCGCCGTGCCTCCATTTACACCACTAAGCTGCTTCGGCGTGGCATAGATATCGAGGCTGGGCGGGATCGCCATCTGTTGGAGCATCTGCTGGTCAAGGAGGTCATGACCCGTGATGTTGTGACCATACCGGAGTCCCTACCACTGCAGCAGATCATCTGGACATTCAAAACCCAGAATGCCCCGTATCTGCATGTGGTCAATGAAGAAGGGCGACTGACCGGCATCATTTCCTTCCGCGATATCCGAGCTGTATTGCAGGAAGAAGGATTGCAGCAGTTGATCATTGCCATGGACCTTGGAACGCGTGAGCTGGTGACGGTGACCACCGAAGATACGTTGCAAACGGCGCTGGACAGGATTACGGACAGTGGTGTCTCACAGGTTCCGGTCCTTGTACCGGGAGAGCGCGGGACACTGGCCGGTACCTTGACGGAATCGGCCATCAATAATGCCTACAATTCTGCTATCGTCAAACATGAGATCATGAGCGACAGCTCGAAGTAG
- a CDS encoding dihydrolipoyl dehydrogenase family protein, giving the protein MIYDLVVIGSGPGGFDAAVEAADLGLSVALVEKDVLGGTCLNWGCIPTKLWLGATSAIEELHNQAKMKVASGEVNVDFPALQARVQKHLTGTRKAMAMQLKKAGVELVEGFGKLGGDNTVVVSGEDGDTTLEYKNLIVASGSKPIFFPGLEPDGECVLDSNMFLAQETMPSSLIVVGAGFIGLEMAQVAHRMGAKVTVIDAMDRVAPLEDPAVSKALRSVFKRWKWDILLEKRVAGVQTVDGKGVLTLDTRDKLEAEKILVAVGRGPVTADMGLEEAGIELEFNKIVVNDNLQAADNIYAIGDVNGEIQLAHAAAHQAHYVVSRITGKTDAPYASGHVPSVLYGSPEVMRVGMMENEAFLSDYENTETSTAQLAANPMAQAHAATQGFVKVVWSGGKVVGITAVGHDVSRLCLGATMIVEQGWTEKDVHGTIFAHPSLDESLLAALKAERKQSK; this is encoded by the coding sequence ATGATTTATGATCTCGTGGTAATCGGGTCCGGGCCCGGGGGATTTGATGCTGCCGTTGAAGCAGCAGACCTCGGCCTCTCGGTCGCACTGGTTGAGAAAGACGTCCTCGGAGGCACCTGCCTCAACTGGGGATGCATTCCGACCAAGCTCTGGCTTGGTGCGACATCAGCCATCGAGGAACTGCATAATCAGGCGAAGATGAAAGTCGCCTCGGGTGAAGTCAACGTCGACTTCCCCGCCCTGCAGGCTCGGGTGCAAAAACACCTGACCGGCACCCGAAAAGCCATGGCCATGCAGCTCAAAAAAGCTGGCGTGGAACTCGTTGAAGGATTTGGAAAGCTCGGTGGAGACAATACAGTTGTCGTTTCCGGCGAAGACGGAGACACAACTCTTGAATACAAGAATCTGATCGTTGCCTCGGGATCAAAACCAATATTCTTCCCCGGCCTGGAGCCTGATGGAGAGTGTGTTCTTGATTCCAACATGTTCCTGGCCCAGGAAACCATGCCCTCGTCGCTGATCGTGGTCGGCGCAGGTTTCATCGGGCTGGAAATGGCTCAGGTAGCCCATCGCATGGGTGCCAAGGTTACGGTCATCGATGCCATGGACCGGGTGGCTCCCCTGGAAGACCCCGCTGTTTCAAAGGCACTCCGCTCGGTGTTCAAGCGTTGGAAGTGGGATATCCTGCTCGAAAAACGCGTGGCCGGAGTACAGACTGTAGACGGTAAAGGCGTGTTGACACTCGACACCCGCGACAAACTGGAAGCAGAAAAGATTCTGGTAGCGGTAGGGCGTGGCCCAGTCACAGCTGACATGGGCCTTGAAGAAGCCGGAATCGAACTGGAGTTCAACAAGATCGTTGTGAACGACAATTTGCAGGCTGCGGATAACATCTATGCCATTGGCGACGTCAACGGCGAGATTCAGTTGGCGCATGCCGCTGCCCATCAGGCCCACTATGTTGTCTCGCGCATTACGGGCAAGACAGACGCGCCGTACGCATCCGGACATGTGCCAAGTGTGCTCTACGGCTCTCCCGAAGTCATGCGCGTGGGTATGATGGAAAACGAGGCATTCCTCTCCGACTATGAGAATACGGAAACCTCCACCGCTCAGTTGGCAGCCAATCCCATGGCGCAGGCACACGCCGCGACCCAGGGATTTGTCAAGGTGGTATGGTCCGGCGGCAAGGTCGTAGGAATCACGGCAGTGGGTCATGATGTTTCACGCCTCTGCCTCGGAGCAACCATGATCGTTGAGCAGGGATGGACCGAAAAAGACGTGCACGGCACCATTTTCGCCCACCCCTCCCTTGACGAATCGCTGCTTGCAGCCCTCAAAGCGGAGCGTAAACAAAGCAAATGA
- a CDS encoding flagellar basal body rod protein FlgC, protein MSEVNASALSALSTVQQVSANNIANVNTDGFQPSSVGLETGPEGQGVRVGSINQSSEQGPVIDGVELSNTDLGTEMVDMMTTSRAFSANTAAIRVSEQMTGHLLNMVA, encoded by the coding sequence ATGTCCGAAGTCAATGCATCCGCGTTATCTGCGCTGAGTACAGTTCAGCAGGTATCCGCCAATAATATCGCCAACGTCAACACGGATGGTTTCCAGCCCAGTTCCGTCGGTCTCGAGACTGGCCCGGAGGGGCAGGGGGTCCGTGTCGGGTCCATCAACCAGTCTTCGGAACAGGGACCGGTCATTGATGGTGTGGAACTGTCCAATACCGACCTCGGGACGGAAATGGTTGATATGATGACCACAAGTAGAGCGTTTTCCGCCAACACCGCCGCCATTCGCGTCTCCGAACAGATGACGGGCCATCTCCTCAATATGGTTGCCTGA
- the gcvPB gene encoding aminomethyl-transferring glycine dehydrogenase subunit GcvPB, with translation MKTIFEKSVAGREGCWPCEGMAEEAYIPADLLRDGDIGLPSASELDVVRHFTKLSQRNFGVDGNFYPLGSCTMKYNPKFTESVAGLPGFTRLHPVLPQLQGAGGMCQGALEVMYETENLLSEITGMAAYTLHPMAGAHGELTGVMLMAAYHKDKGNKKTKIIVPDSAHGTNPASAAIAGYDVVTVESVDGIVDPGALAEVLDDEVAGMMMTCPNTLGLFEKNLPEVVRMLREVDALLYYDGANLNAIMGKMRVGDAGFDIVHLNLHKTFATPHGGGGPGSGPVGVSEKLVDFLPISRVAKQEDGQFFLDYNYPKSIGYVAPFYGNFGVYLKAYAYILRLGGVGLTRATENAVLAANYMRKRLSDHFDIPYDRICMHEFVASASPQAKNGVRALDIAKALLDKGHHAPTVYFPLIVPEALMVEPTETENKETLDGFIDDLIAIAEQAKTDPEAIKAAPVTLPVTRLDETHAARAMELTDDL, from the coding sequence ATGAAAACCATCTTTGAAAAATCCGTAGCCGGACGCGAAGGCTGCTGGCCCTGCGAAGGCATGGCCGAAGAAGCATACATTCCTGCTGACCTGTTGCGCGACGGCGACATCGGACTGCCATCCGCCAGCGAGCTGGATGTGGTTCGCCATTTCACCAAGCTCTCACAGCGCAACTTTGGTGTGGATGGCAACTTCTACCCGCTGGGTTCCTGTACCATGAAGTACAATCCCAAGTTCACCGAGTCCGTTGCCGGACTGCCCGGGTTCACCCGCCTGCACCCGGTGCTGCCGCAGCTTCAGGGAGCCGGAGGCATGTGTCAGGGCGCGCTTGAGGTCATGTACGAAACCGAGAATCTGCTCAGCGAAATCACCGGAATGGCTGCATACACCCTGCATCCCATGGCCGGTGCGCACGGTGAGCTGACCGGTGTCATGCTCATGGCTGCCTACCACAAGGACAAGGGCAACAAGAAAACCAAGATCATCGTTCCGGACTCCGCACACGGCACCAACCCCGCATCCGCTGCCATTGCCGGATATGATGTGGTCACGGTCGAATCCGTGGACGGCATTGTCGATCCGGGCGCCCTCGCGGAAGTGCTGGATGATGAAGTCGCCGGTATGATGATGACCTGTCCCAATACGTTGGGACTGTTCGAGAAGAATCTGCCTGAAGTTGTCCGAATGCTGCGAGAAGTCGACGCTCTGCTCTATTACGACGGCGCGAATCTCAACGCCATCATGGGCAAAATGCGAGTCGGCGACGCCGGTTTCGACATCGTACACCTGAACCTGCACAAAACCTTTGCCACACCACACGGTGGAGGCGGTCCCGGTTCCGGGCCGGTCGGCGTCAGCGAAAAGCTCGTCGACTTCCTGCCCATCTCCCGTGTGGCCAAGCAGGAAGACGGACAGTTCTTCCTTGACTACAACTATCCGAAATCCATCGGATATGTTGCACCTTTCTATGGCAACTTCGGCGTCTACCTCAAGGCATACGCCTACATCCTGCGTCTTGGCGGCGTTGGCCTGACCCGCGCAACCGAAAACGCGGTTCTGGCTGCCAACTACATGCGGAAACGTTTGTCTGATCACTTCGATATCCCCTACGACCGCATCTGCATGCACGAATTCGTTGCATCGGCCTCACCACAGGCCAAAAACGGCGTTCGTGCGCTGGATATCGCCAAAGCGCTTCTGGACAAGGGGCACCACGCCCCCACCGTATACTTCCCGCTGATCGTGCCCGAAGCACTCATGGTGGAGCCGACTGAAACGGAAAACAAAGAAACGCTGGACGGGTTCATCGACGACCTGATCGCCATCGCGGAGCAGGCCAAGACCGACCCCGAGGCCATCAAGGCGGCCCCTGTAACGCTGCCTGTCACCCGTCTGGATGAAACACATGCTGCACGCGCAATGGAGTTAACTGATGATTTATGA
- a CDS encoding YhcH/YjgK/YiaL family protein: MIIDVLTNADFYAGLNPHLKTAFDFLRQTDLNILEEGRHEVDGDKVYAVVAMGLGRKPEDALLETHDNYIDIQYVLEGTDNIGWKARKDLGQPTEASDPRNDVQFYADQPSAWTAIGPGQFGIYFPEDGHMPMISDDQLHKVIMKVAVK; encoded by the coding sequence ATGATCATCGACGTATTAACCAATGCGGATTTCTATGCGGGACTCAACCCACATTTGAAAACAGCTTTCGACTTTCTGCGACAGACCGACCTCAACATACTTGAAGAAGGTCGCCATGAAGTTGATGGCGACAAGGTGTACGCTGTGGTCGCCATGGGCCTCGGCAGGAAACCCGAAGACGCATTGCTTGAAACGCACGATAATTACATCGATATTCAATACGTCCTTGAAGGGACTGACAACATAGGGTGGAAAGCGCGCAAAGACCTCGGGCAACCAACCGAGGCATCAGATCCGCGCAACGATGTTCAGTTCTATGCCGACCAACCATCAGCATGGACTGCCATCGGTCCTGGCCAGTTCGGGATCTACTTTCCCGAAGACGGACACATGCCCATGATTTCGGACGATCAGCTACATAAAGTCATCATGAAAGTGGCTGTAAAGTAA
- the folE2 gene encoding GTP cyclohydrolase FolE2 encodes MEDVQKHQAAIAMPIDRVGVKGLRLPIIVRDRESGIQHTVAQVSLSVDLPAEFKGTHMSRFIEALEHWSGELDYHSFRTLLDDVVVRLQARSAHVRFVFPFFLRRPSPKSGANGLMDYTCRVDGYLKEGKLRFTLGADVPVMTVCPCSKAISEEGAHSQRAEVRIRTRFDGFVWLEDLIEIAEKSGSCQVYSLLKREDEKFVTEAAFANPTFVEDVVREAAKGLDEHEQINWYKVEVESFESIHNHSAFAIIEGGE; translated from the coding sequence ATGGAAGATGTTCAGAAGCATCAGGCGGCCATCGCCATGCCTATTGATCGGGTTGGCGTAAAAGGGCTGCGTTTGCCCATCATTGTCCGTGACCGAGAGTCCGGCATTCAGCATACCGTGGCTCAGGTGTCCCTTTCCGTTGATCTCCCTGCTGAGTTCAAAGGGACGCATATGAGTCGCTTCATTGAGGCGCTCGAACATTGGTCCGGCGAGCTGGATTATCATTCGTTCCGCACCCTGCTCGATGATGTCGTTGTTCGACTGCAGGCACGCAGCGCCCATGTGCGTTTCGTGTTTCCGTTTTTCCTGCGCCGTCCCTCCCCGAAAAGCGGTGCCAACGGCCTTATGGATTATACCTGTCGAGTCGACGGGTACCTCAAGGAAGGCAAACTGCGGTTCACTTTGGGCGCGGACGTGCCGGTGATGACTGTCTGTCCTTGCTCCAAGGCCATTTCCGAGGAAGGAGCACACTCCCAGCGCGCCGAAGTGCGCATCCGCACCCGCTTTGACGGATTTGTCTGGCTTGAGGATCTCATCGAAATCGCTGAAAAGTCCGGGTCGTGTCAGGTCTACTCTCTGCTCAAGCGTGAAGACGAAAAGTTTGTGACCGAGGCGGCATTCGCCAATCCTACTTTTGTCGAGGATGTCGTGCGCGAAGCGGCCAAGGGGCTTGATGAACACGAACAGATCAACTGGTACAAGGTCGAAGTCGAAAGCTTCGAGTCGATCCACAACCACTCGGCCTTTGCCATCATCGAGGGGGGCGAGTAG
- a CDS encoding NAD(P)/FAD-dependent oxidoreductase, protein MTQKTVKTDYDVIIVGGGPAGLFAAYYLGEHSDLDVLLIDKGKRPLKRDCPLSGDQECIKCRPCNILCGVGGAGLFSDGKLNFIHKLGKTDLTQFVGINEARALINETEEIFNRFGMDGQVFPTDMDMAKDIRKDARKHGIDLLVIKQKHLGSDNLPGHIAGMADYIMDKGVAFHTSESVKDLKVENGKVTGVVTSRNEYSAKNVILAPGRVGAEWVGQAVQQHGIEVSQRGIEVGVRVEVHNEIMQDLCSVIYDPTFFVRTNKYDDQTRTFCTNYGGFVALENYQDFVCVNGHALMNTKSENTNFAFLSKVVLNDPVEDNQAYGESIGRLATLIGGGKPILQRFGDLRRGRRSTWDRIGNGYIEPTMKNVVPGDIAMALPERIVTNLVDGLEQLNNIVPGVSNDETLLYAPEIKFFATQVETREHLETSVDGLFVAGDGPGVAGNIVGAAATALIPAKEIIRRS, encoded by the coding sequence ATGACTCAGAAGACCGTGAAAACCGATTACGATGTCATTATCGTGGGCGGTGGCCCTGCCGGATTGTTTGCCGCATATTATCTTGGCGAGCATTCCGACCTGGATGTACTGCTTATCGACAAGGGCAAGCGTCCCCTCAAACGGGACTGTCCGCTTTCCGGCGACCAGGAATGTATCAAATGCCGTCCCTGCAATATCTTGTGCGGTGTCGGCGGTGCCGGCCTTTTCTCTGATGGCAAACTGAACTTCATTCACAAGTTGGGCAAGACCGACCTGACACAATTTGTCGGCATCAATGAAGCGCGCGCCCTCATCAATGAAACCGAGGAAATCTTCAACCGTTTCGGAATGGACGGTCAGGTATTTCCCACGGATATGGATATGGCCAAGGACATTCGCAAGGATGCCCGCAAGCACGGTATCGATCTGCTGGTGATCAAGCAGAAGCACCTTGGAAGTGATAATCTCCCGGGGCATATCGCCGGTATGGCCGACTACATCATGGATAAAGGCGTTGCCTTCCACACTTCCGAGAGCGTGAAGGACCTGAAGGTTGAAAACGGCAAGGTGACCGGCGTCGTTACCAGCCGCAATGAATATTCTGCCAAGAACGTCATTCTGGCTCCCGGTCGTGTCGGGGCAGAGTGGGTTGGTCAGGCTGTGCAGCAGCACGGCATCGAAGTATCCCAGCGCGGCATCGAAGTCGGTGTTCGCGTGGAAGTGCATAACGAGATCATGCAGGACCTGTGTTCTGTCATTTACGACCCGACCTTCTTCGTGCGCACCAACAAGTACGACGACCAGACCCGTACCTTCTGCACCAACTACGGTGGTTTCGTGGCGCTGGAAAACTATCAGGATTTCGTGTGCGTCAACGGACACGCGCTGATGAATACCAAGTCCGAGAACACCAACTTCGCGTTCCTGTCCAAGGTTGTGCTCAATGATCCAGTTGAGGATAACCAGGCTTATGGTGAATCCATCGGCCGCCTCGCCACCCTCATCGGCGGGGGCAAGCCGATCCTTCAACGCTTCGGTGACTTGCGTCGTGGTCGTCGTTCCACATGGGATCGCATCGGCAATGGCTACATCGAGCCGACCATGAAAAATGTTGTTCCCGGCGATATCGCCATGGCATTGCCCGAGCGCATCGTCACCAACCTGGTGGATGGACTTGAGCAGTTGAACAACATTGTTCCCGGTGTCTCCAATGACGAGACACTGCTCTATGCTCCCGAAATCAAGTTCTTTGCCACGCAGGTGGAGACCAGGGAGCACCTGGAGACTTCGGTCGACGGCTTGTTCGTGGCTGGCGATGGCCCCGGTGTTGCCGGAA
- the nikR gene encoding nickel-responsive transcriptional regulator NikR: MGKTIRFGVSLDSDLLEKFDTHCEERSYQTRSEAIRDLIRNTLVQREWEQAEGDLAGTLTLVYDHHKSGLSQRLTEIQHDAHDVIQSSLHVHLDHHNCLEVIILKGDADTIKDLGQKLISTKGVKHGNLALTTTGRDLI; the protein is encoded by the coding sequence ATGGGCAAGACAATTCGATTCGGTGTATCACTTGATTCCGACCTGCTGGAGAAGTTTGACACGCATTGCGAGGAGCGAAGCTACCAGACTCGTTCCGAGGCCATCAGGGACCTTATCCGCAATACGCTGGTCCAACGTGAATGGGAACAGGCGGAAGGCGATCTCGCCGGGACCTTGACTCTGGTCTACGATCACCATAAATCCGGTCTTTCACAGCGGCTCACCGAGATTCAGCATGATGCGCATGACGTCATCCAGTCTTCGCTGCACGTCCACCTCGATCATCACAACTGTCTGGAAGTGATTATCCTCAAGGGCGATGCGGACACAATCAAGGACCTCGGGCAGAAATTGATTTCAACCAAAGGCGTCAAGCACGGCAATCTCGCACTGACCACCACCGGTCGGGATTTGATCTAA
- the gcvPA gene encoding aminomethyl-transferring glycine dehydrogenase subunit GcvPA, whose amino-acid sequence MPYVPHTEDEVREMLATIGVDSIDDLFAEIKEEMRPQSFDLPEGLSEMEVLAKLEGMADKNVTNRVSFLGAGFYDHYIPAAVDALTMRGEFYTAYTPYQPESSQGTLQAIFEYQTAVCRLLGMDCANASVYDGGTALYESLMMAVRKTKRRKIIVSEALNPIYRVMLGSYTSNLDLEFVTVPHKGGMTDIEGLKAAIDNETAALLVQNPNFFGSINDFTELFNACREAKAVSIISSYPVLQSLLKTPGSMGADIAVAEGQSLGLPLSFGGPYLGIMTCTKKMVRQMPGRIAGRTVDSEGRTGYVLTLQAREQHIRRQKATSNICSNQSLCALRALVHMCALGELGMKRAARLSIERAHICAERLTAIDGVEMLTQGPFGNEFAITLPVNAFDVIAKLTDRGFVPGFPLGKYYDDLENGLLVACTEKTSEEQIGIFAEMLKGALK is encoded by the coding sequence ATGCCGTATGTTCCCCATACTGAAGATGAAGTAAGGGAAATGCTCGCAACCATCGGCGTTGATTCCATTGATGATCTCTTTGCCGAGATCAAGGAAGAGATGCGCCCACAGAGTTTCGACTTGCCCGAAGGCCTCAGTGAAATGGAAGTGCTCGCCAAGCTGGAAGGCATGGCGGACAAAAACGTCACCAACCGCGTCAGCTTCCTGGGTGCCGGTTTCTACGATCACTATATCCCGGCGGCCGTGGATGCGCTGACCATGCGCGGCGAGTTCTACACCGCATACACCCCGTACCAGCCCGAATCTTCCCAGGGCACGCTGCAAGCAATTTTCGAATACCAGACCGCTGTCTGCCGCTTGCTGGGCATGGATTGCGCCAACGCATCCGTATACGACGGCGGCACGGCCCTGTACGAGTCACTGATGATGGCCGTTCGCAAGACGAAACGCCGCAAAATCATTGTCTCCGAAGCTCTGAACCCCATTTACCGGGTCATGCTCGGCTCCTACACTTCCAACCTTGATCTCGAATTCGTCACAGTCCCCCACAAGGGCGGCATGACCGACATTGAAGGATTGAAAGCAGCCATCGACAATGAAACCGCAGCATTGCTGGTGCAGAACCCTAACTTCTTCGGGTCCATCAACGACTTCACCGAGCTGTTCAATGCATGTCGCGAAGCCAAGGCCGTATCCATCATCTCAAGCTACCCTGTACTACAGAGCCTGCTCAAGACTCCCGGTTCCATGGGGGCCGATATCGCCGTCGCCGAAGGACAGTCCCTTGGACTGCCCCTTTCGTTCGGTGGGCCTTACCTCGGCATCATGACCTGCACCAAGAAGATGGTCCGCCAGATGCCCGGACGCATCGCCGGACGTACCGTGGATAGCGAGGGCCGCACCGGCTATGTCCTGACCCTTCAGGCTCGTGAGCAGCATATCCGCCGACAGAAGGCGACATCCAACATCTGCTCCAACCAATCCCTCTGCGCCCTGCGCGCACTGGTACACATGTGCGCTCTGGGCGAACTCGGCATGAAACGCGCCGCCCGCCTTTCCATTGAACGCGCCCATATCTGCGCCGAGCGCCTCACCGCCATTGACGGTGTGGAAATGCTGACACAGGGACCCTTCGGGAACGAGTTTGCCATCACCCTGCCGGTCAACGCGTTTGATGTCATCGCCAAGCTGACGGATCGCGGCTTTGTTCCCGGCTTCCCGCTCGGGAAATACTATGACGACTTGGAAAACGGTCTGCTGGTGGCCTGCACGGAAAAGACCAGCGAAGAACAGATCGGTATCTTTGCCGAGATGCTCAAGGGGGCGCTCAAATGA
- a CDS encoding class I SAM-dependent methyltransferase encodes MNIQKADRLCTLDPGSRVEVEVEGKTWILDRAADMEALWDAMDERDLDEDERLPYWAEVWPASVLLGRHILRNADLLRGKPCLDLGCGLGLTGMIASSVGAEVIAFDYEWPAVRFARHNTHINDVPQPVWALMDWRYPALRPNAFEHIWGGDILYEKRFFDPIIRLFRHALAPGGSIWIGEPVRTVSRPVWDELRNEGFKPEKITTEKVALCGQNATVNLWEITIP; translated from the coding sequence ATGAACATACAAAAAGCAGACAGGCTTTGCACCCTGGACCCAGGGTCTCGTGTTGAGGTCGAGGTCGAAGGGAAGACATGGATTTTAGACCGGGCTGCCGATATGGAAGCTCTCTGGGATGCCATGGATGAGCGTGATCTGGATGAAGATGAGCGGCTTCCTTATTGGGCCGAAGTCTGGCCTGCAAGTGTGCTGCTTGGCCGTCACATCCTGCGCAATGCCGACCTGTTGCGCGGAAAGCCCTGTCTTGATCTCGGTTGTGGTCTTGGATTGACCGGCATGATCGCCAGTTCCGTGGGGGCCGAAGTCATTGCTTTTGATTACGAGTGGCCCGCTGTCCGCTTTGCTCGCCACAATACACACATCAATGATGTTCCACAGCCGGTCTGGGCCTTAATGGATTGGCGGTATCCGGCTCTTCGTCCAAATGCATTCGAGCATATCTGGGGCGGCGACATCTTATATGAAAAACGATTTTTCGATCCGATTATACGACTGTTTCGACATGCACTGGCGCCGGGAGGTTCGATCTGGATCGGCGAACCTGTGCGAACCGTTTCACGGCCGGTATGGGATGAGCTGCGAAACGAAGGATTCAAGCCGGAAAAAATCACAACGGAAAAAGTGGCTCTTTGCGGCCAGAATGCCACAGTGAACCTGTGGGAAATAACCATTCCTTAA
- the gcvH gene encoding glycine cleavage system protein GcvH has translation MIPEDLKYAKSHEWVLVEGEIATVGITQFAQEQLGDLTFVELPEVGDTFEAGSEMGSVESVKAASEIYAPVTGEVIEVNEELEDAPEKVNEEPYGSGWLLKFKIKGEPEGLLDAEGYAGVIESEG, from the coding sequence ATGATCCCCGAAGATTTGAAGTACGCTAAATCCCACGAGTGGGTGCTGGTCGAAGGTGAAATTGCCACTGTCGGCATCACTCAGTTCGCCCAGGAGCAGCTTGGTGACCTGACGTTCGTCGAGCTTCCCGAAGTGGGCGACACCTTTGAAGCCGGCTCTGAAATGGGTTCTGTCGAATCCGTCAAGGCCGCCAGCGAAATCTACGCTCCGGTCACCGGCGAAGTCATCGAGGTGAACGAGGAGCTGGAAGACGCTCCTGAAAAAGTGAACGAAGAGCCTTACGGTTCCGGCTGGCTGCTCAAGTTCAAGATCAAGGGCGAACCCGAAGGATTGCTTGACGCTGAAGGTTATGCCGGCGTCATCGAGTCCGAAGGTTAA